The following is a genomic window from Manihot esculenta cultivar AM560-2 chromosome 9, M.esculenta_v8, whole genome shotgun sequence.
TCACTCccagaatttatttttaagtgtttttttttttttaaattttatggggTTTAGTTTAATGTTGCAATTTTTTGTTTTACCTTTCTAGGTATTGATAGCAGCTAATGGTGCTTCAAGAGATAGAGCACAGGTATTATATCAGTGCCATTTGAATCATTGGTGAATTTTATGCATGTTCTGTTTCCAGAGGATGAAATCTGCTTTTTGCTGAAGAGAAATATTTAGTTCTCATCCAATTACCCcgtaaaattcattattttggTAACTAAAGTTGTTCTTTCACTACTAttttgaaacatggttatcttgtcTATATGTTGATATTACTAGCTTTGTAGAAAAAGCTCAACCAGTGGAAATAGTTTTCTTGTACCTGATTAAACGAGGTCTTTCACTTTGCTCAATTCTCATGCATTTAGAAACCCGAAGATTTGAGGTTTATCTTCACTTAATTTGCTTTCTTGTTAATCAAATGGAAagcagaattttattttattttttcattatcaCAAAATTCGTGGTCCTAGAAATATGGGAATTTTTTGTATTGctgataataattataatagtgTCTGTGTGTGTTCTTAAGAAATACGGTGGAGTTCACTTGTTTATATTTACTGAAACAAGTAGGCTCAAATCAGAGAGCTTGAGGAAGAAGTGAAGCTGTTGAAGAATCTATCTCATCCCAACATTGTTGTGAGtaaaaagtattattttttgtttataCATTAAATTAATGATGCATACCACTTTTTTTGACTATCCATTTGTTATTTTCAGAGATATTTGGGTACAGACAGGGAGGAGGAAGCCTTAAATATTTTGCTTGAATTTGTTCCTGGGGGATCAATATCATCGCTTTTGGGGAAGTTTGGACCCTTCCCTGAGGCAGTAAGTATCCCCAACTGAACTCACGCCTATTAGGTGACTTGGTACTAATCTTGTTTAGTAATTTATTGAGTAGGTTATAAGAACATACTCAAAGCAATTGCTTGTCGGATTGGAGTATTTGCACAATAACGGAATCATGCACAGGGACATTAAGGTAGCCTTTAAATCCCTCATTAAGTGAGAAAAGGTATTTATTCTTTCTGGATCTTCTTGATACGACTAGTAATTTGCCTTTTTTATTTGCTCTCAGGGGGCCAACATCCTTGTTGATAATAAAGGGTGCATTAAACTTGCAGATTTTGGCGCATCAAAACAAGTTGTTGAGCTGGTATGCACATGTATCTTTGCTTTCTTTCAACATTTACTTTATTTATGTTTTACATAAGTAATATCTacatatttgcatatttttagGCCACTATTTCCGGGGCAAAGTCAATGAAGGGCACTCCATATTGGATGGCTCCAGAAGTCATTCTGCAGACTGGCCATAGCTTGTAAGGATAAATAGTTTCCCCTAAGTATTATAACTTACATGCATACTACTTAATTTTAAACATGATGTTCTTTGAAGTGGTCTTGCAAGATCcaattttgcttctttttttctaaatttctaAACAAAGGAAGGTTTGTTGATTGTAACATGATGTACCACAAAGGTATGAGGTATCTAAAATTGTATGCCCTTTGCTAATCCATAAATTTATAGAGATATGCATTTTCATTTTGTCACCTCCTTGCTCACAAAAGTGTCTTGCACAATCCAATTGCATTTCTAAAAATCTAAAATGGTATATGAGGGCTCCTGACTCCTGAGAGGTGCTTTATATATCTGTTTAATCCCGAAACTTCTAAAGCTTGTTTGGACATTTCCTTTCTCTCTAAAGTTCCTTGCACTTCAATTGTATTTCAACTATTAAGAAATCTAGAGAAAATATGAGGGCTTAGGGCATTTCAAGTGAAtgcatttaattgaattttgctCCAGGCATGGTGGTTTTGTGCATAGATTAGCATTCTTTTCTAATATGATCTTTCATTTCAGTTGCTGTGGTGAAAGGTCCATTCTGCCTTTATATATAGTTAATGTGAAATACTTTTTACCTTTTTGATGGTTTAGACTGATGAATTGACACTTACATTAAAAATTTCCTAGCTCTGCTGATATATGGAGTGTCGGATGTACAGTAATAGAGATGGCCACCGGAAAGCCTCCATGGAGCCAACAATACCAAGAGGTACCTAATCCCCTAGCTATCATGATTCTTTATTTAAATTGCTTTCAAAATAATGTACTAACAATAGTTTCAACAGGTTGCTGCCCTCTTTTACATAGGATCAACAAAGTCACATCCAGAAATCCCAGAGCATCTCTCTGCTGAAGCAAAAGATTTTCTGCTCAAATGCTTGCAAAAGTAGTGATTTAATTCCCATTTCACAAAACCCCTGTTTATCTCTCTTATTTTGGATATTTGATGTATTTAATTTCCATTGACAGGGAAGCAAATATGAGGCCAGATGCGTCTAAATTGTTGCAGGTGATTACTTTGAATTTTTTACTCACTGGAAAATTTTTTATGTGGAAACCTCTTGGTTCTGTTGACTTCTTAAACTACTGGTGATGAACTAGGGCATCAGCATACAGATTTGGTTAAATGTTGGATAATCACAATTTTCCATTTAAATGCAGCATCCTTTTGTAATTGGCCAGCGTGAAGCATCTGATCCTGTTATTCGCACTCCTTTCATGGTTAGTATACTTGGGCTGGAACCATTCTTGTTAATTCTTCATACTTTCTCTTAggtcatgttttcatgatggaATTTCGATTACCATCAGGAAACTTCTGAAATCCCCCTGCAGCCATGCAGCAAGGAGCTTGAAACCATGTAAGTTTTGCAATTCAGTATGCTTTGACCTTCTGCAATGATACACTACTATTTCCTGCATGATGCTTTTAGTATCTTTTGACAATACTGTCCATTTGTTGACAGTCAAATGCCATCTGTCTCTGGCACCATGGACCTCTGTAACTTGGGCAGTCTGAGTGGATCAGTTGATCCTAAGAAACTGCTTGAAAGCAAGGATTTATGGAGACATAATAGTGATGACGACATGTGTCAAATTGATGGAGATGATTTTACTACAACTGCTAGTGAAGTCAAGTTTAGTCCTGTTTTAATTGCTGATAACTTTAACAAGGTGAGCAGCTACTTTCGTGTCTTTGACATAAGTGAGCTGAGTCGCTTGTGTTATTTTTATCACTGGATCTGTGCTCTGAGAATGTAGCTACCACTGATTGGTAATTTTTGCTTAATTAGAGTCACGATTCCAAACATGAGTGCTCTGGAGATTGGAGGTGCAAATTTGACAAGAGCATAGAGCCAGAACAAGCAGAAGCAAGATTAGACATTGATCAACCAGCTCAAAGGGACAGTAATATTTCATTTCCTTCTGGGGTATCACTCTCTGAGGATGATGATGAACTTACTGAGTCTAAGATTACAGCCTTTCTGGACGAGAAGGTACTCTTGGTTTTTGGTAACATTGAATTAGTCTGCTACATTTTTAGTAATGTTGTATATCTGAGTTATTTTAGACTGTTGTAATGTTGAATTCATAATTATTGTGCCAGGCTTTAGAACTGAAAAAGTTGCAAACACCTTTATATGAAGAGTTCTACAACAGTTTGAATGCAGCTCTATCTCCAATCTTTGCAGAGAGTTCACACGATGAAACTCTTCCAAATTACTTGAAATTACCTCCCAAAAGCAGGTCTCCAAGTCGAGCTCCTGTTGGAACCCCATCTGCAGTAACTGATTCTGTTAATACTGGAAGCCCTGGGAGTGATACTAGGCGTGTGCCAAATGTTGGCAATGCAAATGATCAATCTTCAGAGGAAAATTCATCACCTCAGAACAATGATCGAAAAGGGCTTGTAGTTGATGATCAGCCAGAATCAAGTAGCCCAAGGTTAGTCTTGTTGGTTGCATCCTTGAGTTTCAATCTGAaggaatttattattattttctaaaatttggGTGTAATCTTGAACcggatgttttttttttttcacagtaTGAGCTTTTCTGAGAGACAGAAGAAGTGGAAAGAAGAACTTGATCAAGAGCTTGAGAGAAAGAGGGGTATGGAAAACTTGCTTCTTCTCCTTGTCTATTTCTTAGCGCCACCTAAATTGTGTTCTTGTACCATTCTCTGCTTTAAATGTCGATTATTCTCAGTTTTACTGTATGATTCTTTTGGATAATACTGCTGTTCAGGCAATTGTCAAGTGTAGTCTTCATGGAATTTTTTGGTGTGTAAAAAAAGACCCTAGTTTGCAGTGCTTATTGATGCAATGATTCTGAAAATTGTGTTGCAGAGATGATGCGTCAAGCAGGTGTAGGAAGTAAAACATCATCCCCAAAAGATCGAGCTTTGAACAGGCAGAGAGAACGGACAAGATTTGCCTCTCCAAGCAAATAAATGGTCATTCCTATTGTGAGTTAGAACATCAGAATTACAGTTTTGTTTCAGAGTGGAAAGTATTCAATAGTGTGGACAGTGTGCTAGGTCTGCGTGAATACTGATAATGTTTGGTGCCACTTGTTGCACCGTATAGAGTACtgtttaaaagaaaagttatgtttgaagttttttttttctttttttgagagGGTGGGTACATGTTTCTCAAGTTTGTCAGCAGTGGATCAATGTACAATAATCATGATCAGAAATGATTGATAAGCTTATGAAATTTTATTCCAGTTTATGGTTGTGCactttttcacatgattttcaTTGAgcagtttttattatttaagaagGCATAAATAAATTATGGTAATTCACCTTTCCAATTGTGGGGAAGATTCGCACACAGAGTAGTATTTGTTCTATGTACATACTACTGTTGCAGGGGGTCCCCTCAGCGGTAAAATTTTTATCATTCCATGGGAGTagctatttttttccttttaagtggcttaatttatattttattgaatttattgtgataatcattggtaaataataaaagaataagatTCACCCTCTTAATATATCTGCGGCTACTGGCCTGCCTGTCTTCAACTGTCAATTACAAACTCAGTGCTGATCAATGATTGAAGAGAATTCTctaatgtgattgttttaatcCAAAAAATATGGTTACATAAATTTTATGGAATTCCATCAGATTGATAagaattgattttattaaaacCAACTTCATAAAATTGAATCATTCGAAGCACACAAAGACAACTTGGGATCTAATTCcataaaattttgagaattgaaAATCCATACACGAGCGAAATGAACTGCATCTATTCTTGATAAATTCAGCTAAATTTAATGGAAAAGCAACACTCACACCAGCAAAGGAACGTAAAAAGAATCAACTATGTGCAttgattaatattttcaaacagAAGCTTCAAGTAAAAACCAAAAGAACTTAAATTCTTCCCAATGAGAATCGTCTGGGCATTGAAACTGGACGCTGTTTAAATCCACTCATTAAACCATCACTGTTCTGTACACTTTTCCTGCTCTTCAATGGCGACACCAATCTGTTAGCCAATCTTGAAGGAGAAAATGACCTACGCAATTTTGAAGCAGTGGACATCTTTGGTGGTGATTTCTTGCACAAATTTGCAGCTCTAGTAGGTGATTTCTTGCTCAAGTTTCCAGCTCCAGCAGGTGACAGAGAAACCACTGGTGGGTTCTTGATCTTCACCTGAAACTTGGAGGTTGATGGTGGGGACTTTATCAAGAACTTGTGTGGAATGGTCTGTTTATTTCTGGAAATCACAGGAGACCTTGTTCTGCAGAACTTCTGCTGCTGATTAGAATCTGTTGAAAGGAACAAAGGGTTTGGAAACAGTATGGTCTTTTTAGCCCATGGCTTATTCCTGGGAGAAACTCTATTTGCCAAATATTTAGCagaattttctttctccattTCTCTCTTCTTTGGAGGTGAAACCTTGAAGTTAATGCGTGAGCGAGCTCTTTGAAGAGATGGAGAAGTGGTTTCTGATCTAATGGAttgcagtttattttgcttttcctTCTTTCTCTTGGACTTGAGTTCAGTGTTTTCAGGGTTTGGCCTCTGTTTCCTCTGTTGAGTCACTGGAGTTTTAGGGCCTTCTTCTGGGGTGATTTTCTTGGTTTTGCAGGCAATTGCTGCGACAATTTCTCTTGCAAATTGGCTTGCTTGTAGAATTTCTCCCACAGTTTCTCCTACTAGCATTGCTGGTAATGACATTCGCCGCCATTCCCCTATATAATAAAACCTTTCAACTGTTAAATTGAAATGACAAACATATTTTGCATTGTATATTTAGATTTTTGTTCAAAACCCAGTAAAGTAATTTCCTTATTACAGCCAAACAGAGAACAAAATTGCACAACATGATGTTAGAGAGATACCTACTACACTGGCCGGAAACTTCCCCACCGGAGATTTCCTGGGGGAAGCATTCTTGATCCTGCAAATGAGcaagtaaaatattattattagcaCAAAAAGGCTACATCTTTTAACACAAACCAGAACAAAATCAAATCCCAAGTTCCATTTTTACCTCAGAGATTCTTGCTTGCACCTGAGACTAGTTCTTAGATAACCTCTGGTACTTCTAGGACTGAGACTAACCCCAGATATCACCTTATTCCCACCGGCCACTGTGTATTGGAGCTCTTGCAATCTTGCCATGCATTTATCCACCTTCACAAATCCATGGAAAATAAACATACCCATTAttctaaagaaaagaaaaacaaaaaaacaatcGAAACCCATGAActaaaatgaagagaaaagacaTTTTGAATGGTGGATTCCAAATGAACCCAATTTCTTCAGCTTTCTGAGCTACCCAGCAGCCGTGAAGGGGAGTGGTTACCTTCTTTACGGTTTCTCTAATTAGAGCAGGATTGAGAGGTGCCGCAATTCTCCTCTGCTTTGGTGGGGTTCTGGCTACCATGATTGCAAAACTCACTAGCGACTAAAAACTCTTAAGTGGGTCTCAAAGCTCTCTACCTTTTCTCTCTAAATCCCCACAGAGAGATTTGAAAATGGGTTTCAGTCGTGACTATGGGTCACCCCTCCCAGTTCTGCTTCCCTGCATCTCCTTCGCACACTCGCTCTCAGTTTTGTCTTTGAAGCGAAAAGTGAAAAGTCAAATCCTTTTGCCTTTTGATAGATTGAACTTTTGCTAACGGATCTTTTTGTCTCCAACGGTCACATCCATCCATCTATCCAGATATGCAACGGCTACTTTTATCTTCAACTTAAAATAATAGTATTATTATAGTAAGATActatataagttttttttttttttttaaattttcctttaaattcttttatttagtaTAAATTATAGTTTGATatctgaattttaatataattaatagattaatttttatatttttaaaattaaataaatatatttataatttataatttaaaataaaaatatatttattttttttaaataaataaactcattaatttttttaaataaataaactcatttaaatcattaaattttaatataattaataaattaatttctgtttttttaaaattatacatgTAAATCCTTAATCACTCCATcccaattattataatttaaatattctaattttttattttttatttaaaataatatttaaatctccattaatttttatctataatattttatttaattaatttttaatatatttagttaTTCAATTAGTATTCAATTAATATTCAATACTTACAATttaaaaaccttcataaaatacTTATAACTTCAATTTAACTTCAATTTAAGTTGATGTAATCTTTAAATAgatgataaatttttataaaaagtatttaaaaaaaattatactttccactaattttaaattaatgtctATAATGGATgaaagaattataattttaaatagattaaatattaataaatttaaaattttaattttaaaaatatatcaccGCTacgctaaaatttaaaaacaaatgTAGTTTAATACAATATAAAATTCTCATCTATAATAGAAAAGATTTAAGTGTTTAGGaggatattttaaatatttaaaatatttattttctttttaatcggttaactaataaaattatgaataaaaaatctttaatttgaattggatgattatatatgattttttttttttaaatagagatcGGGGATTGATTAGGGGAGTAAAATCTGACCTTTTATATTTAGTCAGATACATTTATTATCAGATTAAATCTGTAAAtaggaatttaaatatttaatttaaaaaatataaatcgatcaattaattatattaaaatttaaaaattaaagtgtaatttattattttatttatttaattaatgttacttttttttaacataGTAAAatgttatataattatttagattaaataattgtgcttattgatttaaaaaattaaaaattataatataatgtaaaaaaatttaaaattaaagtttttgtCTTCGAAAAACAAAAGGAAGGGTGTTTTTAATATCTTTAACATATAGAACGCTTTTAGCACAAAACATGTTCATAATTCAGAAATCAGAACCGAGAAGATTTGATCTAAGCCTTAGTAGCACTAAGCTGCCAAACGCAGGATAACATGGCAACGAAGGAGCCTAAAATGGAGAATAATGTCACCGAGAATTGACTGGATTATTGCAAACAAAAGCATACATTTGTGCAGTAATACACGAATCTCTAACCATAAGGAAAAATGGTTACTGTAATAGAAACAAGGTTCATTGCAGCTCAGCTGGGGGTCGAGAAGGCATCAATGACTTTCTGTAATTTTGCATTCCTCTAAACTTGAGGGGACTCCAAACCAATGATTTTCGTTGCAGTGCAACCACTGTTGGATGCCTTGGCTTCCATGAGCCTGCCTGAGCGGGTGGAGGACTTCCCATGAATTTACTACTGCTCTTCGTTGCAGTTGGTGTTGTCTCTGATACTGACCCGAATTCCGGCAATGGAGTGAACAGTCTTGAATATCTGGCCTTTCTTGGGTCCTTCACATATGACCGCCGGCCCACAGCACCACTCTTCTTTAATTTGGCGGTAGAAGTGTGGACCGGTGACGTTGTTGAGTTGGGCTCGGGGTGGAAAGTAGCAATGGATACTCGTCTCTTAGGCTGACGAACCTGAGCTGATGTTGTAGTAGCTGGTGGTCTGGCAGTAACTGAAATACGTCTTGGTTGTAGATAGCTTTTTGTGTCCCTTTCGACCATTGTAGTTCTTGCAAAATTTTCTTTGTCCAGCATTGAAGATTGGACCACGGAACCAGTGGTTTTGTTTTTCATTGAATGGTTAGGTGTCTGAGGTATGAAATTGGTGATTCTTCTCAGTGGTAGCCTCATTTTTGAAGGACCCAAAGGCGGTTTCTTCTCTACCTTGGTCTTCTCTGCTACTTGTTTTAGGGAGGGCAAAGAAGATTGTGAAGCAGCAGCAAGGGCTCTCGTTTCCTGCTTTAGTCTGGTCTTCCTTTCCTCTCCTAATTGATTCTCAAGTTCTCGTACCTATTTGCCAAATTTAATAACTTGTTCTATTTAAAATCGAACATAAATAAAGCacttgataaattttaaatgttaatgGTTGCAattaggaaaaagaaaaagaaaagtcaaACTGAAAATCAGTCATTTGATTTCTTGTGTTTAACAAATGAGATTCATACAAAATTGTGTTGATTACAATtcctttaattagtttaacatTTGTACGAGAGGAAAGGCTCAAATGACAAGTTCGTTACCTTTTCTTGAAGGCTTCTACACTTGTGTTCCCTCGCAGCAAGCTTCAACTGCATTGACTGCAAATTCTCCTGCAACTTCTTGGTTTCCTTCTCATCATGTTGTAGCTTATCTGCCTGTTAATTTACCATTTAAGAAAAAGAGAACCTCAGTTGAATCATTTGAAGCAAAACTCAAACATGTCTTTTGAACAGGAATACCCACCATTTGCTTGTACTTGAAAAGCTCAGTGACATCTGCCTGCTTGCGAGCAGGGCCACTTTCAATTCCCCGAACTCGAGTGGCAAAATTCAATGAACATAGAGACTCCCCAAGGTCAGCAGCACTTGGGCTTATTTGGACAAACATCAACGTCTTGCAATCTCCTCCTGAATTTCAGGTTTCAGTAAGCATATTATCACATAAGAAGGTCCTATAATTCTACACACAACCACCTAAGTAGCAACATTTACCAATCTTGGGGTTTACAGGCAACTCAATTGCTATAATGAAGAAAAATGCTTACCAAGAGAGCTCTGCAACATATGAGTGAGCTTTGAGTTCCTGATTTACACAACATAAATGTTGATGAATTAGAACAAAATTTCGCAAATAAGGCATCTTTTGTAATTATTGGAGAGAGAGAAAGACCTGTAAGGAACATGGCCTGTTTTTGATGCAAGGGCAGAGATAACATCACCAAGTGCTGAAAGAGATTTATTTATGAATTGAGATTCCTTCAACCTCTCTCCTTCAACTTCTATCTTCCCCACACGCTCACTGCCAGCCAAATCTACCAGCCAAAGATGACTCCTTGTCTTCTGCCCATCGATTAAACTCTCCCCTTTTACAGTTACTCTCAATAAACTGCATAGAAGCAAATATTGGTCATTATAATAGATGTATAGGCTTGTTTTGGGCCAGCTCTTTAACTGATCAATATATAATTCTTCTACATCTGTTTTTATTCCCAAGCTCATGGAACTATCTTGACGTATAGGCTTATTTTAGGCCAGCTCTTTAATTGGTCaaaatataattcttatacttcaTTAAAAGCTAGAGTTATTAATTACTTGGTGAGATTAATGTATTTATCCAGAGGAAGAAATGAACCAGAAACAGGAAATAAAGGATTTAATAATACCAGTGAGAACGGCTGCTGAGCTCATTAGCACTGGTAGAACCAACTGATCTAGCACGGCTTCCAGACTTGAGTAGCCCCCATGCTTCCTCTATGCCATAGACGCGAGCTTCGATGAGTCCTGGAACTTCTTGTGTCCCTTCTGCTGCTTGCTTTATCTCCAACCTTCAATTCATACATGTctcaaaaataaattcattctGATCAACTTTCAGTTTCATCCTACAACAATACTATGATGTGAATTTGACCATATTATTACCTCCTCAAATGAACATCCCATTTGCtaagtttattattttttttttcttaaaatgtagCCCAATTAGATGCCATGAGTAAAATAGTTTAACTGTATTAGATCAAGGTATGGCAACAAACATTTGCAAAGAAAATAGTAAAACGAAAGTTCTTGCAAACTCTTCCAACTGTAGTTTTCACATACCGATCATTATGGAAATTACCCATAAGCATGGCAAGTTCTCTGCATCTGTATAGTTAATAATTCATATATGCATACTTAATTTTCTCCATCAGGCAATAGAAAGATAAATCAATGCACTAGCACTAGCACACTAGCAAAAGAACTATATGCAGCTGAAATACTGAATAATTGGATTTTAATCACAAGAGATGACCACAAAATAGCAGCAAAAGAGAAACCTACTTTTTGGGTGGCTGGTTGGAGTTTTCCAGTAAAAGGTCCCTTATCTTCTCATTGTAAACCTCCAACATGCTAACAAATAGCTCATATCTCATAACTCCACTTCTCTCATGCGAAATCCGAAACAACTCCTCCAGAGTTCTATAGTTCACTCCCCTATTTTCAGGGGTCCCCTCCATTGTAAATGTCTTCCCTGTTCCAGTTTGTCCATaggcaaatatacatacattataGCCATCCAGCACAGAAGTGACTACAGGTTTTGTTTGTGCAAAAACAGCCTCTGCATATTGCATAAAGACTCAGGATTAGAACTCTCAAATGGGACAACGTCAATAACACAAACTTTCTGTATGAAAATATTGGGAATAAGGTCCCAGATTACCTTGGTTATCTTCAGGTCTAAACACGTGATTGAACCTGAATTGCTTTTTGGAAGAATCAGAGGAAATAATATAAAGCTCGTTATCTTGGGAAGGGTCAAATTCAACAACACAATTAGAACCATTGTCAATTTCAACTTGGTTTAGTGGTCTACATCTGCAAAAGACCCTAATATTGCCTTTCAGCTCAATGACTTCATTGTAAAGTCGCCTGCGCTCAAATGACTCTTCTTGGTACTTCTTCTTTAAACGTTCATATGAATCATCTGACACCAATACAGTAACAATAAGTAATAAAACCAAGAAGAGGCAAATGAAAAACTAAAACCAACTACCACAAATTGGTACTCACTGAGAAGCTGAAGAGTGTCTAAGACTTCGGTGCCTGGAAATGAATCTGTCTTGACAGTCTTCACTTGATGGGAGAGACTtgcatgttctttcttcaaattctAAAGCATAAAGAATTGAAGTCCAAATAACAAACCAATTAGCAAAATGAAAGCAGAAGTCTTAGCCACTCAAAGAAGCttttctctggctttcttggtGCATATCGTGAACTTGAATTGAACCACTTGGCTTAGTTATAAAAGCCATTACTTTTTCTTAGAAGGAAATGAATATATCATTGATTTATTCTTTTTCTATTCTCATTCCACACTTATCTATCAACAAATACAACCTTACCTGAATTTGATAGCTCAAATTGATAATTTTCTGCAATATCGGCAGTGTGGGCCCCACAGGTGCAGTTTCTTGGTTTCTGCTCGATGCAATATCCTCACTCATAGAATTTGCGGTCTCTTCTTCTATTTCTAAGCCATCAACAAAAATCTCACTTATAAGGCACTAATTGTTTACTTGATTGCTTCAAATAAGGATTATATCAAACTGAAAAGAACCTAGAGTGGTACTACATATTCTATCTTCACTAATTTATAGGATTTGAACTGAAGGCGAAAGGCACCATAAATTCCTAGTTTAACATTCCTTTTGGATTATAAAATAGaaatgaaatttttcaaaaaaatcacAACAATCAGATACCTTCTTGGCTTCGATCTGAAAGAATTCAAGCATAAAATCACCACATATGAactctaatttaaaaaaaaaaaaactgaaaaataaatgaaacagCGTTAAATAAAGCACGTACTTGAGTCGCAGTTTGCATCTTCGACAGTTTGAACTGAGATTATGAAAAAACAAAAGTCAAATCAACGCAACTTCATCaaaatttcaaagaaaaatcttaaaaagaaattaaagaaatgGAGCAAAAATAAGTCAT
Proteins encoded in this region:
- the LOC110622496 gene encoding microtubule-binding protein TANGLED, which produces MVARTPPKQRRIAAPLNPALIRETVKKVDKCMARLQELQYTVAGGNKVISGVSLSPRSTRGYLRTSLRCKQESLRIKNASPRKSPVGKFPASVVGEWRRMSLPAMLVGETVGEILQASQFAREIVAAIACKTKKITPEEGPKTPVTQQRKQRPNPENTELKSKRKKEKQNKLQSIRSETTSPSLQRARSRINFKVSPPKKREMEKENSAKYLANRVSPRNKPWAKKTILFPNPLFLSTDSNQQQKFCRTRSPVISRNKQTIPHKFLIKSPPSTSKFQVKIKNPPVVSLSPAGAGNLSKKSPTRAANLCKKSPPKMSTASKLRRSFSPSRLANRLVSPLKSRKSVQNSDGLMSGFKQRPVSMPRRFSLGRI
- the LOC110622437 gene encoding mitogen-activated protein kinase kinase kinase NPK1 encodes the protein MQDFLGSVRRSIVFRPPPDNQEYGFNPLTGNLVDKLNSCIRKSRIFSKPSPPSLPMAPTIRYRKGELIGCGAFGHVYMGMNLDSGELLAVKQVLIAANGASRDRAQAQIRELEEEVKLLKNLSHPNIVRYLGTDREEEALNILLEFVPGGSISSLLGKFGPFPEAVIRTYSKQLLVGLEYLHNNGIMHRDIKGANILVDNKGCIKLADFGASKQVVELATISGAKSMKGTPYWMAPEVILQTGHSFSADIWSVGCTVIEMATGKPPWSQQYQEVAALFYIGSTKSHPEIPEHLSAEAKDFLLKCLQKEANMRPDASKLLQHPFVIGQREASDPVIRTPFMETSEIPLQPCSKELETIQMPSVSGTMDLCNLGSLSGSVDPKKLLESKDLWRHNSDDDMCQIDGDDFTTTASEVKFSPVLIADNFNKSHDSKHECSGDWRCKFDKSIEPEQAEARLDIDQPAQRDSNISFPSGVSLSEDDDELTESKITAFLDEKALELKKLQTPLYEEFYNSLNAALSPIFAESSHDETLPNYLKLPPKSRSPSRAPVGTPSAVTDSVNTGSPGSDTRRVPNVGNANDQSSEENSSPQNNDRKGLVVDDQPESSSPSMSFSERQKKWKEELDQELERKREMMRQAGVGSKTSSPKDRALNRQRERTRFASPSK